One region of Chryseobacterium muglaense genomic DNA includes:
- a CDS encoding CoA transferase subunit B, producing MLTKEQIAQRISKEVKDGYYVNLGIGIPTLVANYVPDNLSVEFQSENGVLGMGPFPFEGQEDADIINAGKQTITILDGGSFFDSAFSFGMIRSQKVDLTILGAMEVSENGDIANWKIPGKMVKGMGGAMDLVASAENIIVAMMHVNKAGESKILKKCSLPLTGINCVKKVVTELAVLDVTPNGFKLVERAPGVSVEHIIKSTEADLIIEGEIPEMQF from the coding sequence ATGCTAACTAAAGAACAAATTGCACAAAGAATTTCAAAAGAAGTAAAAGACGGATATTATGTAAACTTAGGAATCGGAATTCCAACATTGGTTGCCAATTACGTTCCTGATAATCTTTCAGTAGAGTTTCAAAGCGAAAACGGAGTTTTGGGAATGGGACCATTTCCTTTTGAAGGACAAGAAGATGCTGACATTATTAACGCCGGAAAACAGACGATTACCATTCTTGATGGAGGGTCATTTTTCGATTCTGCATTCAGTTTTGGGATGATCAGAAGCCAAAAAGTAGATTTAACGATTCTTGGAGCAATGGAAGTTTCAGAAAACGGAGACATCGCCAATTGGAAAATTCCGGGAAAAATGGTAAAAGGAATGGGAGGTGCAATGGATTTGGTCGCTTCTGCTGAAAATATCATTGTTGCGATGATGCACGTTAATAAAGCTGGAGAAAGTAAAATTCTAAAAAAATGCTCACTTCCTCTAACCGGAATTAATTGTGTGAAAAAAGTAGTAACAGAATTAGCCGTTTTGGATGTTACACCAAATGGTTTCAAATTGGTTGAAAGAGCTCCCGGAGTTTCAGTAGAACACATTATAAAATCCACCGAAGCAGATTTGATCATTGAAGGCGAAATTCCTGAAATGCAATTCTAA
- a CDS encoding ABC transporter ATP-binding protein yields the protein MKILLNYLKPYKWLIIASLLLASINQVFSLFAPAITGNILDKLVNQPNFFDKEKLIPRTLNEYLYGTDIYHGVFYFLGLLIGTAMISRIAKAFQDYVVSVIIQKFGAKIFTDGLQHSMRLPFQEFEDQRSGETLSILTKVREDSVKFINSFINIFFGILVSIIFVSVYAIRLHWSIMPVYVVGIILIAVVTNLLSKRIKTIQKNIVTETTALAGSTTESLRNIEIVKSLGLTNQEVERLNNNTYKILNLELRKVKSIRSLSFVQGTLVNFLQQVITFTLLLLIFKNIVTPGQYLSLMFYGFFIFGPMQEIGNIIISYREAEASLQNFDRVMKKEVEPKPLTPKKIGAIEELEFQKVSFQHQSAHYKAINSISFNVKNGETIAFVGPSGSGKSTLVKLLVGLYRPQEGSIFYNNVDGKEFDFDELRNQIGFVTQDTQLFAGTIRENLLFVNPSATEEDLQLALKKSSCTALLERAEKGIETVIGEGGLKLSGGEKQRIAIARALLRKPHLLIFDEATSALDSITEEEITTTIKEVSKEKEQITVLIAHRLSTIMHADRIYVLERGQVIETGSHLNLIEEKGLYYAMWRQQIGERKTLV from the coding sequence ATGAAAATTCTATTAAATTATTTAAAACCATATAAATGGCTAATTATCGCATCGCTTTTGTTAGCCTCTATCAATCAGGTCTTTTCGCTATTTGCTCCTGCTATTACGGGGAATATATTGGATAAACTGGTCAATCAGCCTAATTTTTTTGACAAGGAAAAATTAATCCCAAGAACGTTGAATGAATATCTCTACGGAACCGATATTTATCATGGTGTATTTTATTTTTTGGGGCTGTTAATCGGTACTGCAATGATTAGCCGAATTGCAAAAGCTTTTCAGGACTATGTAGTGAGCGTCATTATTCAAAAATTTGGTGCGAAGATTTTCACAGATGGTTTGCAACATTCTATGAGATTACCTTTTCAGGAATTTGAAGACCAAAGAAGTGGCGAAACCCTTTCTATTTTAACGAAAGTACGTGAAGATTCTGTAAAGTTTATCAATAGTTTCATCAATATATTTTTTGGAATTCTGGTAAGTATTATTTTCGTTTCAGTGTATGCGATTCGTTTACACTGGTCGATTATGCCGGTTTATGTGGTCGGAATTATTCTTATTGCTGTTGTAACCAATTTATTGAGTAAAAGAATTAAAACCATTCAAAAAAACATCGTTACCGAAACAACAGCTTTGGCAGGAAGTACCACAGAAAGTCTTAGAAATATTGAGATTGTAAAAAGTTTGGGACTAACCAATCAGGAAGTGGAACGTTTGAATAACAATACTTACAAAATCCTGAATCTTGAACTAAGAAAAGTAAAAAGTATCCGTTCGCTAAGCTTTGTACAGGGAACTTTAGTTAATTTTTTACAGCAGGTGATTACTTTCACTTTGTTGTTATTGATTTTCAAAAACATTGTAACTCCGGGACAGTATTTATCGTTGATGTTTTACGGATTTTTCATTTTCGGACCGATGCAGGAAATTGGGAACATTATTATTTCTTACCGTGAAGCGGAAGCCTCTCTTCAAAACTTTGACCGCGTGATGAAAAAAGAAGTTGAACCCAAACCTTTAACCCCGAAAAAAATCGGTGCCATTGAAGAATTGGAATTTCAGAAAGTTTCTTTTCAACATCAAAGTGCTCATTATAAAGCCATCAATTCTATCTCTTTTAATGTGAAAAATGGTGAAACAATTGCTTTTGTAGGACCAAGTGGATCAGGAAAAAGTACATTGGTAAAATTATTAGTAGGATTGTACAGACCGCAGGAAGGCAGTATTTTTTATAATAATGTTGACGGAAAAGAGTTTGATTTTGATGAATTAAGAAATCAGATTGGTTTTGTAACGCAGGACACCCAGCTTTTTGCAGGAACAATAAGAGAAAACCTTTTGTTTGTAAACCCTTCTGCAACGGAAGAAGATTTGCAATTGGCTTTAAAAAAATCAAGCTGTACTGCTCTTTTAGAACGTGCAGAAAAAGGAATAGAAACCGTTATCGGAGAAGGTGGATTAAAATTAAGCGGTGGTGAAAAACAGAGAATTGCCATTGCAAGAGCTTTGTTGAGAAAACCTCATCTTCTTATTTTTGATGAAGCAACATCGGCTTTAGACAGTATTACCGAAGAAGAAATTACGACCACCATTAAAGAAGTTTCTAAAGAAAAAGAACAAATTACTGTTTTGATTGCGCACCGATTAAGTACGATTATGCATGCAGACCGAATTTATGTTTTGGAACGTGGGCAAGTGATCGAAACAGGTTCACATTTAAATCTTATTGAGGAAAAAGGTCTATATTATGCGATGTGGAGACAACAGATCGGGGAGCGAAAGACTTTGGTGTAA
- a CDS encoding CoA transferase subunit A, translating to MIDKRVKNAVEAIEGIQDGMTLMLGGFGLCGIPENSINALVDSDVKDLTCISNNAGVDDFGLGLLLHKRQIKKMISSYVGENAEFERQMLSGELDVELTPQGTLAEKCRAAQAGIPAFYTPAGFGTEVAEGKEVKDFKGKPHILEHAYEADYSIVKAWKGDHAGNLIFKGSARNFNHPMAGAGKITIAEVEELVAPGELDPNQIHIPGIMIQRIFQGENFEKRIEQRTVRKKD from the coding sequence ATGATAGATAAAAGAGTAAAAAATGCCGTAGAAGCGATTGAAGGAATCCAGGATGGAATGACTTTGATGTTGGGAGGATTCGGACTTTGTGGAATTCCAGAAAATTCAATCAACGCTTTGGTAGATAGTGATGTAAAAGATTTGACATGCATTTCAAACAACGCCGGAGTTGATGATTTCGGATTGGGTTTATTGCTTCATAAAAGACAAATTAAAAAGATGATTTCATCTTATGTTGGTGAAAATGCTGAGTTTGAAAGACAAATGTTATCAGGCGAATTAGACGTTGAACTAACACCACAAGGAACTTTAGCAGAAAAATGTCGCGCCGCTCAAGCCGGAATTCCTGCATTTTATACTCCTGCAGGTTTCGGAACTGAGGTTGCAGAAGGTAAAGAAGTAAAAGATTTCAAAGGAAAGCCACATATTTTAGAGCATGCTTACGAAGCAGATTATTCAATCGTAAAAGCATGGAAAGGTGATCACGCAGGAAACTTAATATTTAAAGGTTCAGCAAGAAATTTCAACCATCCAATGGCAGGAGCAGGAAAAATTACCATTGCTGAAGTGGAAGAATTGGTTGCACCGGGAGAATTAGATCCAAACCAGATTCATATTCCGGGAATTATGATTCAAAGAATCTTCCAGGGTGAAAATTTTGAAAAAAGAATAGAACAAAGAACGGTTAGAAAAAAAGATTAA
- a CDS encoding fibronectin type III domain-containing protein: MRHYLFFFFFVVQLTHAQALFPYLQNPAHNSMIVNWKTSSDNETTVLYGNSPTNLNVTVTGTTNIFSDIGYNNNYYYHTAKITNLQPNTKYYYKIKTGANESAVYNFRTLPLPGQPVTLDGKIRFLIMGDNQIKAEPRYDSLNYKAYKKIKEKFGLTSDPSDNIALTFMVGDQVDVGTLDHYENVHFKKNRKLSPYLPILTTVGNHETYGTLGMNSYYAHFNIDEIKYKNISSGNENYYAQQAGNVLFVSLSSEHTGSAQQTWLQQILTEANNDPTVDWIISLSHRPYQAEQYVGDISTWVRNNAVPLLAGSEKYLMHVGAHHHLYHRGQLKNTPNYQIISGGTAWDQYWGMSTEQDFDDVQKTLTDWTYQIIEVDVSNGKVDIESYSIGGIYTQKDNVLIDSFHRYKNKPKPQKPVITNTFSAPVTLPLTLNGSVFSSPANELLNTTQFLVSKAADFSVIEKEFYRDYENWFGKEGNGNPDVTKNLNVGVDITKATFAANSMTNGVYYVKTRYRDRNMEWSDWSDVKQFEVTGSVVSNPNLILNKTEYLQNEAIIATYNDGPGNQQDWVGLYKKGQNPTTTTSQGFVYTNGQTSGVATFTNGLATKGQYFAGFFANNGYTEIAPRKEFYVGPKVVLQTTADAYPVGGTVVVNFNNGPNLTKDWIGIYKMGQVPGPTPASKWSYVTTASGTLNFTGLPKGYYYAQYFLEDGYTTVGEKVFFKVGDIVTDLWINKPVYTLGENITASWTDSPGIIKDWLGIYPQSVSVPDDQFISYTYFDGLAQGTKTITGNVNGVPTTAGNYYMVMFTNDSYTEVSNRVQFQVTAGSLGTEETKNKTEKNVVIYPNPTKPGQPTFIKSDYPIEKIELLSATGQLLYKSENVQNQRFSLVNENLPKGVYFVKVHTRKLFTLKLIIE; the protein is encoded by the coding sequence ATGAGGCATTATTTATTCTTCTTTTTTTTCGTCGTCCAGCTTACGCATGCTCAAGCTTTGTTTCCTTACTTGCAAAATCCGGCTCACAATTCTATGATTGTCAACTGGAAGACAAGTTCAGACAATGAAACCACGGTTCTTTATGGAAATTCTCCAACCAACCTTAATGTTACGGTAACAGGAACGACCAATATCTTTTCTGACATAGGTTATAATAACAATTACTATTATCACACCGCAAAAATTACAAACCTACAACCCAACACAAAGTATTACTACAAAATAAAAACGGGAGCCAATGAATCTGCAGTGTATAACTTCAGAACACTTCCTCTTCCGGGACAACCTGTAACCTTAGATGGTAAAATAAGGTTCTTGATTATGGGTGACAACCAAATCAAAGCAGAACCGCGATATGATTCTTTAAATTATAAAGCGTATAAAAAGATAAAAGAAAAATTCGGGTTGACATCTGATCCTTCAGATAATATTGCTCTGACTTTTATGGTGGGAGATCAGGTTGATGTGGGAACCTTAGATCATTATGAAAATGTTCACTTTAAAAAGAACAGAAAGCTATCACCATATCTTCCGATTCTTACAACAGTGGGAAATCATGAGACCTATGGTACTTTGGGAATGAATTCTTACTATGCACACTTTAATATTGATGAAATTAAATACAAGAACATCAGCTCAGGTAACGAAAACTATTATGCTCAACAAGCAGGAAATGTTTTGTTTGTAAGTTTAAGTTCTGAACATACAGGTTCTGCACAGCAAACTTGGCTTCAGCAAATCTTGACCGAAGCAAATAATGACCCTACGGTTGACTGGATTATTTCATTAAGCCACAGACCTTATCAGGCAGAGCAATATGTTGGTGATATTTCTACTTGGGTAAGAAACAATGCAGTGCCACTTTTAGCAGGATCTGAAAAATATTTGATGCATGTAGGAGCTCACCATCATCTTTATCACAGAGGGCAATTAAAAAACACTCCAAACTACCAAATTATTTCTGGTGGAACGGCTTGGGATCAATACTGGGGAATGTCAACAGAACAGGATTTTGATGACGTACAGAAAACATTAACTGATTGGACATATCAAATCATTGAAGTTGATGTATCCAACGGAAAAGTAGATATCGAAAGTTATTCTATTGGAGGAATTTATACGCAAAAAGATAATGTGTTGATCGATTCATTCCACCGATATAAAAATAAGCCTAAACCGCAGAAGCCCGTAATCACAAATACATTCTCGGCTCCTGTAACTTTACCTTTAACGTTAAACGGAAGTGTTTTTTCTTCTCCAGCAAACGAACTTTTAAATACAACTCAGTTTTTGGTAAGCAAAGCGGCTGATTTCTCGGTTATCGAAAAAGAATTTTACAGAGATTACGAAAACTGGTTCGGAAAAGAAGGTAACGGAAATCCTGATGTTACTAAAAACTTAAATGTAGGAGTAGATATCACAAAAGCAACTTTTGCAGCAAACTCTATGACCAACGGAGTATATTATGTGAAAACCCGTTACAGAGACAGAAATATGGAATGGAGTGACTGGAGTGATGTAAAACAGTTTGAAGTGACAGGAAGTGTAGTTTCAAATCCTAACCTTATTTTAAATAAGACAGAATATTTGCAGAATGAAGCGATTATAGCAACTTATAATGATGGGCCAGGAAATCAGCAGGATTGGGTAGGACTTTACAAAAAAGGTCAAAATCCTACCACGACAACTTCTCAAGGTTTTGTTTATACCAACGGACAAACTTCAGGAGTAGCTACTTTTACAAATGGTTTAGCAACTAAAGGGCAGTATTTTGCAGGTTTTTTTGCCAATAATGGATATACCGAAATAGCGCCTAGAAAAGAATTTTATGTAGGGCCAAAAGTTGTACTTCAGACAACAGCTGACGCATATCCTGTTGGAGGAACGGTTGTCGTTAATTTTAATAACGGACCAAATTTAACAAAAGACTGGATCGGAATTTACAAAATGGGACAAGTTCCGGGGCCAACTCCGGCATCAAAATGGAGTTATGTAACAACAGCTTCCGGAACTCTTAATTTTACAGGTCTTCCAAAAGGATATTATTATGCTCAGTATTTTCTTGAAGATGGCTATACAACCGTAGGAGAAAAAGTTTTCTTCAAAGTAGGAGACATCGTTACAGATCTTTGGATCAATAAACCGGTATATACATTGGGTGAAAATATCACCGCTTCATGGACGGACTCTCCGGGAATTATCAAAGACTGGTTAGGAATTTATCCTCAAAGTGTTTCAGTTCCTGATGATCAATTTATTTCATATACTTATTTTGACGGTTTAGCTCAAGGTACAAAAACCATTACAGGAAATGTAAATGGAGTACCAACTACAGCAGGTAATTATTATATGGTGATGTTTACCAACGATTCTTACACCGAAGTTTCAAACAGAGTACAGTTTCAGGTTACTGCCGGAAGTTTGGGAACTGAAGAAACTAAAAATAAGACAGAGAAAAATGTAGTTATATATCCTAATCCTACAAAACCTGGTCAGCCAACTTTTATTAAAAGTGATTACCCGATTGAAAAAATCGAATTGCTATCTGCTACAGGTCAGCTCTTATATAAATCTGAAAACGTACAAAATCAGCGTTTTTCTTTAGTAAATGAAAATCTTCCAAAAGGTGTTTACTTTGTAAAAGTTCATACCAGAAAATTATTTACTTTAAAATTGATTATAGAATAA
- the rplS gene encoding 50S ribosomal protein L19, with the protein MDLLKYVQDKYITKKEFPEFKAGDTITVYYEIKEGQKTRTQFFKGTVIQLRGTGSTKTFTIRKMSGDVGVERVFPINMPALQKIEVDRRGKVRRSRIYYFRDLRGKKARIKDVPYKKK; encoded by the coding sequence ATGGATTTATTAAAGTACGTACAAGACAAGTACATTACAAAAAAAGAATTCCCTGAATTCAAAGCGGGTGATACAATCACTGTTTACTACGAAATTAAGGAAGGGCAAAAAACAAGAACTCAGTTCTTCAAAGGAACTGTTATCCAATTGAGAGGAACAGGTTCTACAAAAACTTTCACAATCAGAAAAATGTCTGGTGATGTAGGTGTAGAAAGAGTTTTCCCTATCAATATGCCAGCTTTACAAAAAATTGAAGTTGACAGAAGAGGTAAAGTTAGAAGATCTAGAATCTACTACTTCAGAGATCTTAGAGGTAAGAAAGCGAGAATTAAAGACGTTCCTTACAAAAAGAAGTAA